A single Candidatus Goldiibacteriota bacterium DNA region contains:
- a CDS encoding substrate-binding domain-containing protein, producing MAEDSVIAVAAANFAHTFPSQVLNYITKCVKPGQNITRLQTYGMADGNDKLLKALDKIKPSALIGVSIDVPAAIVAQYKAKNVPVILIDAECEGASTVTTDNMAGGYIAGAYLAKQGRKDIAIVSGRMNVEGGFNAKKRFAGFMQALKESGVEFNPKYLAEVISYSYSEGTEAMQKFIKDGIQPDAVFCAAGDMCAMGILKSIRELKMAIPETIALVGYDDIDAAKTCKPALTTIRQPIEEMAVNAYMMATIDVGKILMAPEKRVFKPELVKRESA from the coding sequence ATGGCTGAAGATTCGGTAATTGCGGTTGCGGCGGCAAATTTTGCGCATACTTTTCCTTCACAGGTATTAAACTATATAACCAAATGCGTGAAGCCCGGTCAGAATATAACCAGGCTTCAGACGTATGGAATGGCTGACGGTAATGACAAACTTTTAAAAGCACTTGATAAAATTAAGCCGTCCGCTTTAATCGGCGTAAGCATTGATGTGCCCGCCGCGATAGTGGCGCAGTATAAAGCGAAAAATGTTCCTGTTATTCTTATTGACGCCGAATGTGAAGGCGCGTCCACGGTTACCACGGATAATATGGCGGGCGGGTACATTGCGGGCGCCTATCTTGCCAAACAGGGAAGAAAGGATATTGCAATAGTTTCCGGCCGTATGAATGTGGAAGGCGGTTTTAATGCTAAAAAACGTTTTGCGGGTTTTATGCAGGCGTTAAAAGAAAGCGGTGTTGAATTTAATCCTAAATATCTTGCTGAAGTGATAAGTTATTCATATAGTGAAGGCACTGAAGCGATGCAGAAATTTATTAAAGACGGAATTCAGCCGGACGCGGTTTTCTGTGCCGCGGGTGATATGTGCGCCATGGGCATATTGAAATCAATAAGAGAACTTAAAATGGCCATTCCTGAAACTATCGCGCTTGTGGGTTATGACGACATAGACGCGGCTAAGACATGCAAACCCGCTCTTACCACAATAAGGCAGCCAATTGAAGAAATGGCGGTAAACGCGTACATGATGGCAACTATTGACGTCGGGAAAATACTTATGGCTCCGGAAAAAAGGGTATTTAAGCCGGAGTTAGTGAAGCGGGAAAGCGCGTGA